The Bacillus sp. Marseille-Q1617 genome has a segment encoding these proteins:
- a CDS encoding acireductone dioxygenase — MATIKIQGTNEILDNQEEVSTFLSEQGVIYENWKLSKLDPELQGKYQLSDHDKERIIESFKDEIQDISERRGYQAWDVISLSSKTPNLEELLKNFQQEHHHTDDEVRFIVSGHGVFIIQGKDGNFFEVHLNPGDLISVPENIRHYFTLSEDKQVVAVRIFVTQEGWVPIY, encoded by the coding sequence ACAAATGAAATATTGGACAATCAGGAAGAGGTCAGTACTTTTCTAAGTGAACAAGGGGTTATTTATGAGAATTGGAAACTATCAAAATTAGATCCGGAATTACAGGGGAAGTACCAATTATCGGATCACGATAAAGAAAGAATCATTGAATCATTCAAAGATGAAATACAAGATATTTCTGAGAGAAGGGGTTATCAGGCATGGGATGTCATTTCTCTATCATCTAAGACTCCTAATCTTGAGGAACTGCTAAAAAATTTTCAACAGGAGCATCATCACACAGACGATGAAGTCCGTTTTATTGTAAGTGGGCATGGTGTTTTTATCATTCAAGGAAAAGATGGAAACTTCTTTGAAGTTCATCTGAATCCGGGAGATTTAATTTCAGTTCCTGAAAATATTCGACACTACTTTACATTGAGTGAGGACAAACAAGTGGTGGCTGTTCGCATATTCGTTACACAAGAAGGATGGGTGCCGATATATTAA